One window from the genome of Bubalus kerabau isolate K-KA32 ecotype Philippines breed swamp buffalo chromosome 17, PCC_UOA_SB_1v2, whole genome shotgun sequence encodes:
- the LOC129631747 gene encoding vomeronasal type-1 receptor 4-like — protein sequence MAGSFFIIGTIIVTQTVVGILGNFSLLCSYIILHSMGYRLRSTDLILKHLIVANSLVLLCKGVPETMAVFGWKQIRSDFGCKLLFFLHRMGRGVSIGSICLLSVFQVIAISPWNSRWAVLKVTAPKYTVPSIFLCWILQMLVNVIFPIYITGKWSHNNITEERDYGCCSTILTDQKNIKTRDALYAALLSLPDVLCLGLTLWAGGSMVLILYRHKQQVQHIRRTDASSRSSPESRATKTILLLGGTFVCFYALSSIFQVLMALFVQPSWFFVNMTVIIAACFPTVSPFLLMSRDSSVHRLYFAWKRNAKSSTVMRKV from the coding sequence ATGGCTGGCAGCTTTTTCATAATAGGCACGATCATCGTAACACAGACCGTGGTTGGAATCCTGGGGAATTTCTCACTCCTTTGCAGTTATATCATCCTTCACTCCATGGGTTACAGGTTAAGGTCCACAGATTTGATCCTTAAGCACCTGATTGTGGCCAACTCCTTGGTCCTCCTCTGTAAAGGGGTCCCCGAGACAATGGCAGTGTTTGGGTGGAAGCagatccgcagtgattttggctgcaaacttctcttctttctgcatAGAATGGGGAGGGGAGTGTCCATCGGTAGCATCTGCCTCTTGAGTGTCTTTCAGGTGATCGCAATCAGTCCCTGGAACTCCAGGTGGGCAGTGCTGAAAGTAACAGCTCCCAAGTACACCGTTCCCTCTATTTTCCTGTGTTGGATCCTGCAAATGCTGGTAAATGTCATTTTTCCCATCTATATAACTGGCAAATGGAGTCACAATAACATCACAGAGGAAAGAGATTATGGCTGCTGTTCTACTATTCTTACTGACCAGAAGAATATAAAAACCAGAGACGCCTTGTATGCAGCATTGCTATCACTCCCTGATGTTTTATGTTTGGGGCTCACGCTCTGGGCTGGCGGCTCCATGGTTCTCATCCTGTACCGACATAAGCAGCAGGTCCAGCACATTCGTAGGACCGATGCCTCCTCCAGGTCCTCCCCTGAGTCCAGAGCTACTAAAACCATCCTTCTCCTGGGGGGCACCTTTGTCTGCTTTTATGCTCTTTCCTCCATCTTTCAAGTTCTTATGGCTCTTTTTGTTCAGCCCAGCTGGTTCTTTGTGAACATGACTGTAATCATAGCAGCGTGCTTCCCAACTGTCAGCCCCTTTCTGCTCATGAGCCGTGACTCCAGTGTACACAGGCtctactttgcctggaaaagaaatgcaaagtccTCTACTGTTATGAGAAAAgtgtga